From Aphelocoma coerulescens isolate FSJ_1873_10779 chromosome 15, UR_Acoe_1.0, whole genome shotgun sequence, one genomic window encodes:
- the CUX2 gene encoding homeobox protein cut-like 2 isoform X7 codes for MIMTNLEKANQRAEAAQREVESLREQLAAVNSSLRLACCSPTGTTGDKVNYSMCSGSRLEAALAAKDREILRLLKDVQHLQSSLQELEESSANQIAELEGQLAAKNEAIEKLEEKLQAQADYEEIKTELSILKAMKVASAGCSLPQASAAVRSEALAGLCQPCRRCLRRLSPSRLGSLQSISKAEEALLLGKEAFYPSQKYLLEKPSLLANTEEDHSEDESGKDPLGMEQPYPSPHHAPADDPASPTPLPPLPGPGVAPDGPRTFSLSPFPGGERLSGDTKAPHLPLPSYKSDSSSGGPPFPSSFFGAKSSTQHPVPAPAASATSPPGEPSEGSAGSSAEEEQLDTAEIAFQVKEQLLKHNIGQRVFGHYVLGLSQGSVSEILARPKPWHKLTVKGKEPFIKMKQFLSDEQNVLALRTIQVRQRGSITPRIRTPETGSDDAIKSILEQAKKEIESQKGGEPRTPSASQAVANGAGGSSSEDAIKSILEQARREMQAQQQALLDMESGASGRGGDAAPAERSTLATVSQNITPAYVKQEEGSGASPGPPQTPLAVLSPAAFVQSIIRKVKSEIGDAGSYFDQHWASERSLLSRPYTSVSPSLSSSSSSYSSMANGRGWPRGEPSEGGTNEDELPPADEEPHRLSEMKAEGAGTEPAAGGRLSYYPTYVPRTLKPTVPPLTPEQYEMYMYREVDTLELTRQVKEKLAKNGICQRIFGEKVLGLSQGSVSDMLSRPKPWSKLTQKGREPFIRMQLWLTDQLGQGISQQPTPSQASPVEPQPSPSPPPSPAEHEKGCQEPLTLALESSKENQQPESRSTPALGGKTYPNSQGPVGIQEIVAMSPELDTYSITKKVKEVLTDNNLGQRLFGESILGLTQGSVSDLLSRPKPWHKLSLKGREPFVRMQLWLNDPHNVEKLRDMKKLEKKAYLKRRYGLMSASSDSESPSARSECASPSVPPQDLSLLQIKKPRVVLAPEEKEALKKAYQLEPYPSQQTIELLSFQLNLKTNTVINWFHNYRSRMRREMLVEGAQDNDTDPEQSGGTAIPGRRDPHSPDSDAEDHKPVFVGGEPPCAAVPLKVKEEQGDLGGWSRRRDSRSPAGAAEGTGPPQEERGAAPHPAAPSTGSLPRRGGRAGATAGGPPPPPPPHPDSSQSSAGSSRCSLEVSPTSPSAASSPGLTGSASPGPSSAGPVSPALPPAPGPRLSTSVQRRHEKMANLNNIIHRLERAANREEALEWEF; via the exons ATGATCATGACCAACCTTGAAAAAGCCAACCAG CGGGCGGAGGCGGCACAGAGGGAAGTGGAGAGTTTGCGGGAGCAGCTGGCGGCTGTCAACAGCTCCCTGCGCCTGGCCTGCTGCTCCCCGACGGGCACCACGGGG GACAAAGTGAACTATTCCATGTGCTCAGGGTCAAGGttggaggcagctctggctgccaaGGACCGGGAGATCCTGCGGCTCCTGAAGGACGTTCAGCACCTCCAGAGCtcgctgcaggagctggaggagtccTCTGCCAACCAGATCGCCGAGCTGGAGGGGCAGCTGGCTGCCAAGAACGAGGCCATCGAG aagctggaggagaagctgcAGGCACAGGCAGACTACGAGGAGATCAAAACAGAGCTGAG CATCCTGAAGGCGATGAAGGTGGCCTCTGCCGGCTGCAGCCTCCCCCAGGCAAGTGCCGCAGTGCGTTCCGAGGCGCTGgccgggctgtgccagccctgccgcCGGTGCCTCCGCCGCCTGTCCCCATCTCGGCTTGGCTCCTTGCAGAGCATCTCGAAGGCGGAGgaggccctgctgctggggaaggaggcTTTCTACCCCTCCCAGAAATACCTGCTGGAGAAGCCCAGCCTGCTGGCCAACACTG AGGAGGATCACTCTGAAGACGAGTCGGGGAAGGATCCTCTGGGCATGGAGCAGCCGTACCCATCCCCTCATCACGCCCCGGCCGATGACCCTGCGTCCCCCACTCCACTCCCACCACTGCCTGGCCCCGGCGTGGCCCCTGACGGTCCCCGGACTTTCTCGCTGTCCCCCTTTCCGGGGGGTGAGCGGCTTTCAGGGGACACCAAGGCCCCACACCTCCCGCTGCCCAGCTACAAGAGTGACAGCAGCAGCGGGGGACcacccttcccctcctccttctttGGGGCCAAAagcagcacccagcaccccGTCCCTGCGCCGGCCGCCAGTGCCACCAGCCCGCCCGGCGAGCCCTCCGAGGGCAGCGCCGGCAGCTCCGccgaggaggagcagctggacaCGGCCGAAATCGCCTTCCAGgtgaaggagcagctgctgaagcaCAACATCGGGCAGAGGGTCTTCGGGCACTATGTGCTGGGGCTGTCACAGGGCTCCGTCAGCGAGATCCTGGCGCGGCCCAAGCCCTGGCACAAGCTGACGGTGAAGGGCAAGGAGCCGTTCATCAAGATGAAGCAGTTCCTCTCCGATGAGCAGAACGTGCTGGCCCTGAGGACTATCCAGGTGCGCCAGAGAG GTAGCATCACGCCGCGGATCAGGACACCAGAGACCGGCTCTGACGACGCCATCAAAAGCATCCTGGAGCAGGCGAAGAAGGAGATTGAGTCGCAGAAGGGAG gggaGCCCAGAACGCCGTCAGCTTCGCAGGCAGTGGCCAAcggggcaggaggcagcagctcgGAGGACGCCATCAAGAGCATCCTGGAGCAGGCGCGGCGGGAGATGCAGGCGCAGCAGCAGGCGCTGCTGGACATGGAGTCGGGGGCCAGCGGGCGCGGGGGGGACGCGGCGCCGGCCGAGCGCTCCACTCTGGCCACCGTCAGCCAGAACATCACCCCCGCCTATGTCAAGCAGGAGGAGGGCAGTGGGGCCAGCCCTGGCCCCCCCCAGACGCCCCTGGCCGTGCTCTCCCCTGCTGCCTTTGTCCAGAGCATCATCCGGAAGGTGAAGTCGGAGATCGGCGACGCCGGCTCCTACTTCGACCAGCACTGGGCGTCAGAGCGAAGCCTGCTCAGCCGGCCCTACACCTCCGTGTCGCCTTcgctgtcctcctcctcctcgagCTACTCCAGCATGGCCAACGGCCGGGGCTGGCCGCGGGGCGAGCCCAGCGAGGGCGGCACCAACGAGGACGAGCTGCCGCCAGCAGATGAGGAGCCCCACCGGCTGTCGGAGATGAAGGCGGAGGGAGCCGGCACGGAGCCAGCGGCTGGTGGGCGTCTGTCCTACTACCCCACGTACGTGCCACGGACCCTGAAGCCAACGGTGCCGCCGCTGACGCCGGAGCAGTATGAGATGTACATGTACAGGGAGGTGGACACGCTGGAGCTGACCCGGCAGGTCAAGGAGAAGTTGGCCAAGAACGGCATCTGCCAGAGGATCTTCGGAGAGAAG GTGCTGGGACTGTCCCAGGGCAGCGTGAGTGACATGCTGTCGCGGCCCAAACCGTGGAGCAAGCTGACGCAGAAGGGTCGGGAGCCCTTCATCCGCATGCAGCTCTGGCTGACGGACCAGCTGGGCCAGGGGATCAGCCAGCAGCCCACACCCTCCCAGG CCAGCCCGGTGGAGCCCCAGCCgtccccctcgccgccccccagccctgctgagcacGAGAAGGGCTGCCAGGAGCCCCTCACCCTGGCCTTGGAGAGCAGCAAAGAAAACCAGCAGCCCGAGAGCCGCTCGACGCCTGCGCTGGGTGGGAAGACGTATCCCAACAGCCAGGGACCCGTGGGCATCCAGGAGATCGTTGCCATGTCCCCCGAGCTGGACACCTACTCCATCACCAAGAAGGTCAAGGAGGTCTTGACGGACAACAATTTAG GCCAGCGGCTGTTTGGGGAGAGCATCCTGGGCCTGACGCAGGGCTCGGTGTCCGATCTCCTCTCCAGGCCCAAGCCATGGCACAAGCTGAGCCTGAAGGGGAGGGAGCCCTTCGTCCGGATGCAGCTCTGGCTCAACGACCCCCACAACGTGGAGAAGCTGCGCGACATGAAGAAGCTGGAGAAGAAGG CCTACCTGAAGCGCCGGTACGGGCTGATGAGCGCCAGCTCGGACAGCGAGTCCCCCAGCGCCCGCTCCGAGTGCGCCAGCCCCAGCGTGCCGCCGCAGgacctcagcctgctgcagatCAAGAAGCCGCGGGTGGTGCTGGCGCCGGAGGAGAAGGAAGCCCTAAAGAAAGCCTACCAGCTGGAGCCATACCCCTCCCAGCAGACCATCGAGCTGCTCTCCTTCCAGCTCAACCTCAAGACCAACACCGTCATCAACTGGTTCCACAACTACAG GTCACGGATGCGCCGGGAGATGCTGGTGGAGGGAGCGCAGGACAATGACACGGACCCGGAGCAGAGTGGCGGGACGGCCATCCCCGGGCGCCGGGACCCCCACAGCCCCGACTCAGACGCCGAGGATCACAAACCCGTGTTCGTGGGGGGCGAGCCCCCCTGTGCCGCTGTGCCCTTGAAGGTGAAGGAGGAGCAGGGGGATCTGGGCGGCTGGAGCCGCCGGCGGGACTCACGCAGCCCGGCTGGAGCGGCCGAAGGGACCGGACCTCCCCAGGAGGAGAGGGGGGCAGCCCCCCACCCCGCGGCCCCCAGCACCGGCAGCCTCCCGCGGCGGGGAGGCCGCGCCGGTGCCACCGCCGGGGGACCCCCACCGCCGCCACCGCCACACCCCGACAGCTCCCAGTCCTCTGCGGGGTCATCCCGTTGCAGCTTGGAGGTGTCCCCAACATCACCCTCGGCAGCTTCCTCGCCCGGCCTCACCGGCTCAGCCTCACCAGGACCATCCTCTGCCGGGCCGGTCTCGCCAGCGCTTCCACCGGCTCCCGGCCCCCGGCTCAGCACCAGCGTCCAGCGGCGCCACGAGAAGATGGCCAACCTCAACAACATCATCCACCGCCTGGAGCGGGCTGCCAACCGCGAGGAGGCCCTCGAGTGGGAGTTCTGA